The Phocoena sinus isolate mPhoSin1 chromosome 12, mPhoSin1.pri, whole genome shotgun sequence genome includes a window with the following:
- the VNN3 gene encoding LOW QUALITY PROTEIN: vascular non-inflammatory molecule 3 (The sequence of the model RefSeq protein was modified relative to this genomic sequence to represent the inferred CDS: inserted 4 bases in 2 codons; substituted 1 base at 1 genomic stop codon) — protein MSPVESRICSPEAVKVYYYDVETEXGQRMLSELKSWPRREPSYSAAVHWSAYARGVKPFLCERLNFPGMIYFDAFTFTKLKRDTGNYTVCQKDLCCHLTYKMSEKRTNEVYALGAFDRLRMVEXYYLQVCTLLKCQTTDLRTCGEPAGSAFTKFEEFSLSGTFGMSYVFPQIILSESQLAPERHYEVSGDGRLQSXGGAPLPFLVLTLYGRVFERDPPHLGQGTGQLP, from the exons atgtCACCCGTAGAAAGTAGAATCTGCTCCCCAGAGGCTGTCAAAGTGTATTACTATGACGTGGAAACAGA TGGCCAGCGGATGCTCTCAGAATTGAAGTCCTGGCCTCGAAGAGAACCCAGTTACTCTGCAGCTGTTCACTGGAGTGCTTATGCCAGAGGTGTCAAGCCATTCTTATGTGAACGGTTGAATTTTCCAGGGATGATTTATTTTGATGCGTTCACCTTCACTAAGCTTAAGAGAGACACAGGAAATTACACAGTTTGTCAGAAAGACCTGTGTTGTCACTTAACTTACAAGATGTCTGAGAAACGAACCAATGAGGTGTATGCACTAGGTGCCTTTGACAGACTGCGCATGGTAGA GTATTACTTACAG GTATGCACATTACTGAAGTGTCAAACCACTGACCTGAGAACTTGTGGAGAGCCTGCGGGGTCAGCTTTTACCAAGTTTGAAGAATTCTCCCTCAGTGGCACATTTGGAATGAGTTATGTTTTCCCACAGATCATTCTTAGTGAGAGTCAGCTTGCCCCTGAAAGACATTATGA GGTTTCAGGAGATGGACGTCTGCAGAGCTGAGGCGGAGCCCCTTTGCCTTTCTTGGTTCTGACCCTGTATGGAAGAGTGTTTGAGAGGGACCCTCCGCACTTAGGGCAGGGAACTGGGCAACTGCCATGA